DNA sequence from the Cronobacter turicensis z3032 genome:
CGATCACGACGAGCAGCCGCGTAACGATCCGGCAAGCGTGCTGGGCCGTGGTTTCTCCATTCTGCCTTTCGCACTCTGAAAATGAGCTCCGGGCTACGGCCCGGTAAAAGCATAACGGCGCTCAGATGAGCGCCGTTTTTTTTGCGAAACGCAGACATAAAAAAAGCCGGGTCGCCCCGGCTTTTTATTTAACATGACTTACAGCGCGCTAATGACGCCCTGCTGTTCTATCAGTTTGGCTTTCGCCTCGTGATAGCCCGCCAGTTTTTCGCGCTCTTTCGCGATAACCGCTTCCGGCGCGCGGGCCACAAAGCCTTCGTTGCCGAGTTTGCTTTCGATGCGGCCGATCTCGCCTTCGATTTTGGCCACTTCTTTCGCCAGACGCGCCAGCTCGGCGTCTTTATCAATCAGCCCCGCCATCGGGATCAGCAGCTCGGCGCCGTCGATGATTTTGGTCACCGACACCGGGCCTTTGTCATCGGCAGGCAGCACGGTAATGCTCTCAAGGCGCGCCAGCGTCTGCAGGAAGCCGCGGTTGTCGTTAACACGACGCTGCGCGTCCTGGCTGCAACCACGCAGCAGCAATTCAAGCGGTTTGCCCGGCGCGATGTTCATCTCGGCGCGAATATTACGCACGGCGACGATCGCCTGCTTCAGCCACTCGGTATCCGCCAGCGCCGCGTCGTCCACGCGGGACGCGTCAAACGCCGGGAACGGCTGGAGCATAATGGTGTCGGCGTCGATACCGGCAATCACTTTCACGCGCTGCCAGATGGTTTCCGTGATAAACGGAATGATCGGGTGCGCCAGACGCAGCAGACCTTCCAGCACGGTCACCAGCGTGTTGCGGGTGCCGCGCAGCTCGGCTTCCGAACCGCCGTTCATGACCGGCTTGGTCAGCTCCAGATACCAGTCGCAGAACTGGTTCCAGGTGAACTCGTACAGAATGCCCGCCGCGATATCGAAGCGGAAGTTATCCAGCGCCTCGCGGTACGCTTTCACCGTCTGGTTGAATTCCGCCAGAATCCAGCGATCCGCCAGCGACAGCACTTTCTCGCCGCCGTTGAAGCCGCAATCCTGATCTTCGGTATTCATCAGCACGAAACGGCTGGCGTTCCACAGCTTGTTGCAGAAGTTGCGGTAGCCTTCCAGGCGCTTCATGTCCCAGTTGATGTCGCGACCGGTGGAGGCCAGCGCGGCGAGCGTAAAGCGCAGGGCGTCGGTGCCGTGCGGCTCGATGCCTTCCGGGAACTGCTTCTCGGTGCGCTTGCGGATTTTCTCCGCCAGCTGCGGCTGCATCATGTTGCCGGTGCGTTTCTCCAGCAGCGCGTCCAGGGTGATGCCGTCAACCATATCCAGCGGGTCAATCACGTTGCCCTTGGATTTGGACATCTTCTGGCCTTCGTCGTCGCGGATAAGACCAGTCATGTAGACGGTCTTAAACGGCACCTGCGGCTTGCCGTTTTCATCTTTGATGAAGTGCATGGTCATCATGATCATGCGGGCAATCCAGAAGAAGATGATATCGAAGCCGGAGACCATGACGCTGGTCGGGTGGAACTGACGCAGCGCGTCGGTGTTTTCCGGCCAGCCGAGGGTCGAGAACGTCCAGAGCGCGGAGGAGAACCAGGTATCCAGCACGTCGTCGTCCTGGCGCAGCGCGACGTCCGCGGACAGGTTATTTTCCTGACGCACTTCTTCTTCGCTGCGGCCTACATAGACGTTGCCTTCGGCATCGTACCAGGCCGGGATACGGTGGCCCCACCAGAGCTGACGGGAGATACACCAGTCCTGAATATCGCGCATCCAGGAGAAGTACATGTTTTCGTACTGTTTCGGCACAAACTGGATATCGCCGTTTTCTACCGCTTCCACCGCCGGTTTCGCCAGCACGTCCGCGCGGACATACCACTGGTCGGTCAGCATCGGTTCGATAACCACGCCGCCGCGATCGCCGTAAGGGACGGTCAGATCGTGCGGTTTGATCTCCTGGAGCAGGCCGAGTTCATCCACCGCCGCCACGATCGCTTTACGCGCGGCGAAGCGCTCCATTTTCTGGAACTGCGCCGGGATCTCGTTTGAGTAAACGTCGGATTCGTTGCCTTTGGTGTCATAGACTTCCGCGCTTTCACGGATATCGCCGTCGAAAGTCAGGATGTTGATCATTGGCAGCTGATGACGACGACCCACGTCGTAGTCGTTGAAATCGTGCGCCGGCGTTATCTTCACGCAGCCAGTGCCTTTTTCCATATCGGCGTGTTCGTCGCCGACGATCGGGATGCGGCGGTTAACCAGCGGCAGCACGACATATTTGCCGATCAGATCTTTATAACGAGGATCTTCCGGGTTTACGGCAACGCCGGTATCGCCCAGCAGGGTTTCCGGACGCGTGGTGGCGACGACCAGGTAATCTTTGCCGTCGGCGGTTTTCGCGCCGTCCGCCAGCGGATAGCGGATATGCCACATGGAGCCTTTCGACTCGCGGTTTTCCACTTCCAGGTCAGAGATGGCGGTACGCAGTTTCGGGTCCCAGTTCACGAGACGCTTGCCGCGATAGATCAGATCTTCTTTATAAAGACGGACGAACACCTCTTTCACTGCGTTGGAGAGGCCTTCATCCATGGTGAAGCGCTCGCGCTCCCAGTCCACCGAGTTACCCAGACGACGCATCTGGCGCGTGATGGTGCCGCCGGATTCCGCTTTCCACTCCCAGATTTTCTCGATAAAGGCGTCGCGGCCGTAGTCGTGGCGGGTTTTGCCTTCTTCAGCGGCGATTTTGCGCTCGACGACCATCTGGGTCGCGATACCGGCGTGGTCGGTGCCGACCTGCCACAGGGTGTTTTTACCCTGCATGCGCTGGTAGCGGATCATGGTGTCCATGATGGTTTGCTGGAAGGCGTGACCCATATGCAAACTGCCAGTGACGTTCGGCGGCGGGATCATGATGCAGAAGCTTTCCTGGCTCTCGTCGCCGTTGGGTTTGAAATAGCCCTGCTGCTCCCAGTGCTCGTAAAGCGGCTGTTCGATATCTTGGGGGTTATATGTCTTTTCCATTTCTACTGTGTCGTTCCGGGCGCCGTGAAGGTGGCCGTGGTCAAGTGGAAACCGGCGGCGCGATAGGCTTTGTAGCGTTCGCGCGCCAGTTGTTTCTGGGATTCGTCGTAAGGTACGAAGTCTACCACTTCATAGAAAGCAGTGGCAAAAGCTGCGAATTCCGGCAGCAGGCTTATCAGGAGCTCCCGCGGGCTGCTGCCGCGTTTTTGCGGCCAGGCGATCTCCACCGGCGCGCCGCCGCGCGGCCCTTCGCCCGCGAGATTATGCGGCACGAAGCTGTCGGGGTCGCGCTTCCAGAGCGCTTCGTCGATGCGGGTCGCCTGGGCTTCGTCGACGCAGGCAATCAGGATGCGTTTCCCTGCGCGCCAGCGCGCTGCGGCAACATCGCACACCAGTTGTTCGACGGCGTTCAGGCCATCCACGGTGTCGTCGTTGTCCAGCAGGTAAAACGTTGCGTTCTTCATAAGCGATACCCGTGGTCTTTCACGTTGCCTCGTTGTTGGCTGCAAGCGTCGCCCTGGTTCGGGAAGGGCGAGTCTTTTTATCGGAATGGCGGGTTTTTGTAGGGTGGGTAAGCAAAGCGCACCCACCGTCAGTCAGCGCGTCGGGCGATGCCCCCTCTCCAGCGGAGAGAGGGAAAAGCCTTACTCTTCGCCGTTAAACCCGGCGCGGTTCAACAGGAACTGCGAGAGCAACGCGACCGGGCGACCGGTGGCGCCCTTGGCTTTGCCGGAGCGCCATGCGGTACCGGCGATATCCAGGTGCGCCCAGTTATATTTGCGCGTGAAGCGCGACAGGAAGCACCCGGCGGTGATAGCCCCGCCAGGACGACCGCCGATATTCGCCATATCCGCGAAATTCGACTCCAGCTGCTCCTGGAACTCGTCCGCCAGCGGCAGACGCCACGCACGGTCGCCCGCCTGCTCGGACGCGCCGATAAGCTCATGCGCGAGCGGATTGTGGTTCGACATCAGGCCGGTAATGTGATGGCCCAGCGCAATCACGCAGGCGCCGGTAAGGGTCGCCACGTCGATGACTACTTCCGGATCGAAGCGCTCCACATACGTCAGCACATCGCACAGCACCAGACGGCCTTCGGCGTCGGTGTTCAGCACTTCCACGGTCTGGCCGGACATCGTCGTCAGCACGTCGCCCGGACGATACGCGCGTCCGCCAGGCATGTTTTCACAGCCCGCCAGAATGCCAGTTACGTTCACCGGCAGGTTCAGCTCGGCCACCATGCGCATCACGCCATATACCGCCGCCGCGCCGCACATGTCATATTTCATCTCGTCCATCCCTTCGGACGGTTTAATCGAGATGCCGCCGGAGTCAAAGGTCAGCCCTTTGCCCACCAGCACAATCGGCCGGGCGTCCGGCTCGCTGCTGCCTTTATATTCAATCACCGACATCAGCGATTCATTCTGCGAGCCTTCGCCGACCGCGAGGTAGGAGTGCATCCCCAGCTCTTTCATCTGCTGCTCGCCAATCACGCGGGTGACGACGTTTTTGCTGAAGGAATCCGCCAGCTGGCGCGCCTGAGAGGCGAGGTACGCGGCGTTACAGATGTTCGGCGGCATATTGCCCAGATCTTTAGCGGCTTTAATGCCGGAGGCGATCGCCAGACCGTGCTGGATAGCGCGCTCGCCGCTGGTGAGTTCACGGCGGGTAGGCACGTTGAACACCATTTTGCGCAGCGGACGGCGCGGCTCGCTCTTATTCGTCTTCAGTTGATCGAAGCTATAGAGCGTCTCTTTCGCCGTTTCTACCGCCTGGCGCACTTTCCAGTACGTGTTGCGGCCTTTGACGTGCAGCTCGGTCAGGAAGCAGACCGCTTCCATGGAGCCGGTATCATTCAGAGTATTGATGGTTTTCTGAATCACCTGCTTATACTGACGTTCATCCAGCTCGCGCTCTTTGCCGCAGCCGATCAGAAGGATACGTTCTGACAACACATTTGGAACGTGATGAAGCAACAAGGTCTGGCCCGGTTTGCCCTCCAGCTCACCGCGACGCAGCAGGGC
Encoded proteins:
- the valS gene encoding Valyl-tRNA synthetase — its product is MEKTYNPQDIEQPLYEHWEQQGYFKPNGDESQESFCIMIPPPNVTGSLHMGHAFQQTIMDTMIRYQRMQGKNTLWQVGTDHAGIATQMVVERKIAAEEGKTRHDYGRDAFIEKIWEWKAESGGTITRQMRRLGNSVDWERERFTMDEGLSNAVKEVFVRLYKEDLIYRGKRLVNWDPKLRTAISDLEVENRESKGSMWHIRYPLADGAKTADGKDYLVVATTRPETLLGDTGVAVNPEDPRYKDLIGKYVVLPLVNRRIPIVGDEHADMEKGTGCVKITPAHDFNDYDVGRRHQLPMINILTFDGDIRESAEVYDTKGNESDVYSNEIPAQFQKMERFAARKAIVAAVDELGLLQEIKPHDLTVPYGDRGGVVIEPMLTDQWYVRADVLAKPAVEAVENGDIQFVPKQYENMYFSWMRDIQDWCISRQLWWGHRIPAWYDAEGNVYVGRSEEEVRQENNLSADVALRQDDDVLDTWFSSALWTFSTLGWPENTDALRQFHPTSVMVSGFDIIFFWIARMIMMTMHFIKDENGKPQVPFKTVYMTGLIRDDEGQKMSKSKGNVIDPLDMVDGITLDALLEKRTGNMMQPQLAEKIRKRTEKQFPEGIEPHGTDALRFTLAALASTGRDINWDMKRLEGYRNFCNKLWNASRFVLMNTEDQDCGFNGGEKVLSLADRWILAEFNQTVKAYREALDNFRFDIAAGILYEFTWNQFCDWYLELTKPVMNGGSEAELRGTRNTLVTVLEGLLRLAHPIIPFITETIWQRVKVIAGIDADTIMLQPFPAFDASRVDDAALADTEWLKQAIVAVRNIRAEMNIAPGKPLELLLRGCSQDAQRRVNDNRGFLQTLARLESITVLPADDKGPVSVTKIIDGAELLIPMAGLIDKDAELARLAKEVAKIEGEIGRIESKLGNEGFVARAPEAVIAKEREKLAGYHEAKAKLIEQQGVISAL
- the holC gene encoding DNA polymerase III subunit chi; the protein is MKNATFYLLDNDDTVDGLNAVEQLVCDVAAARWRAGKRILIACVDEAQATRIDEALWKRDPDSFVPHNLAGEGPRGGAPVEIAWPQKRGSSPRELLISLLPEFAAFATAFYEVVDFVPYDESQKQLARERYKAYRAAGFHLTTATFTAPGTTQ
- the pepA gene encoding Probable cytosol aminopeptidase — translated: MEFSVKSGSPEKQRSACIVVGVFEPRRLSPIAEQLDKISDGYISALLRRGELEGKPGQTLLLHHVPNVLSERILLIGCGKERELDERQYKQVIQKTINTLNDTGSMEAVCFLTELHVKGRNTYWKVRQAVETAKETLYSFDQLKTNKSEPRRPLRKMVFNVPTRRELTSGERAIQHGLAIASGIKAAKDLGNMPPNICNAAYLASQARQLADSFSKNVVTRVIGEQQMKELGMHSYLAVGEGSQNESLMSVIEYKGSSEPDARPIVLVGKGLTFDSGGISIKPSEGMDEMKYDMCGAAAVYGVMRMVAELNLPVNVTGILAGCENMPGGRAYRPGDVLTTMSGQTVEVLNTDAEGRLVLCDVLTYVERFDPEVVIDVATLTGACVIALGHHITGLMSNHNPLAHELIGASEQAGDRAWRLPLADEFQEQLESNFADMANIGGRPGGAITAGCFLSRFTRKYNWAHLDIAGTAWRSGKAKGATGRPVALLSQFLLNRAGFNGEE